A window of Moritella sp. Urea-trap-13 contains these coding sequences:
- the frdD gene encoding fumarate reductase subunit FrdD, with protein MSEMNKKTYVRSHEPIFWGLFGAGGMLTAFLTPVMILITGLLIPLGIIDQGNFNYQTLHGFATTWYGAGIILVLIALPLWHTLHRIFHALHDLGIKRGRDWQQVLSYGFAFAVTVFVFTLLLQMA; from the coding sequence ATGTCTGAGATGAACAAGAAAACCTACGTACGATCGCATGAACCGATATTTTGGGGATTGTTTGGTGCTGGTGGCATGTTAACTGCGTTTTTAACGCCGGTGATGATTTTAATTACTGGGCTGTTAATTCCGTTAGGGATCATAGATCAAGGCAACTTTAATTATCAAACCCTGCATGGTTTTGCGACCACTTGGTATGGCGCCGGTATTATATTGGTGTTAATTGCGTTGCCGCTATGGCACACCTTACACCGTATCTTCCATGCATTACATGATTTAGGTATTAAGCGTGGTCGAGATTGGCAGCAAGTACTGAGTTATGGCTTTGCATTTGCGGTGACTGTGTTTGTATTTACCTTGTTACTACAAATGGCTTAA